A DNA window from Suncus etruscus isolate mSunEtr1 chromosome 8, mSunEtr1.pri.cur, whole genome shotgun sequence contains the following coding sequences:
- the MMP8 gene encoding neutrophil collagenase, with protein sequence MQRFFGLNETGKPNEETMEMMRKPRCGVPDAVPDEFMLTPGNPKWEHKNLTYRILNYSPQLLKADVEMAIEKAFQVWSRVTSLTFTRLSEGEADIRIAFVRRDHGDNSPFDGPNGVLAHAFQPGRGIGGDAHFDAEETWTKTSRNYNLFLVAAHEFGHSLGLSHSTDPVALMYPNYAFRDPNNYVLPQDDIYGIQAIYGPSDSGVQPTGPTTPSACDPRLRFDAITTLRGEILFFKDKFFWRRHPQLRSVDLNFISLFWTALPNSIQAAYEDPNTDLVFLFKGNQYWALSGYDVQQGYPRPISDFGFPNNIQAIDAAVSNGEKTYFFVKSHVWRYDNQRQSMDPGYPKSITSTFPGIESKIDAVFHKNNFFFFFSGPRYYAFDLRVRRVTRIDRINRWLNC encoded by the exons ATGCAGCGCTTCTTCGGCTTAAATGAGACAGGGAAGCCGAATGAGGAGACGATGGAGATGATGAGGAAGCCCCGCTGCGGTGTGCCCGATGCTGTGCCTGATGAATTCATGCTAACCCCAGGGAACCCCAAGTGGGAGCACAAAAATCTGACATACAG GATTCTTAACTATAGCCCACAATTGCTGAAGGCCGATGTAGAAATGGCCATTGAGAAGGCCTTTCAAGTCTGGAGTAGAGTCACCTCACTGACCTTCACCAGGCTCTCTGAGGGAGAAGCAGACATCAGGATTGCTTTTGTTCGAAGAG ATCATGGTGACAATTCTCCATTTGATGGACCTAACGGGGTCCTTGCTCACGCATTCCAGCCAGGTCGAGGAATTGGGGGAGATGCACATTTTGATGCAGAAGAAACATGGACCAAGACCTCCAGAA ATTACAACTTGTTCCTTGTTGCTGCCCATGAATTCGGCCACTCCCTGGGGCTTTCACACTCCACTGACCCGGTTGCCTTGATGTACCCCAACTATGCTTTCAGAGATCCCAACAACTATGTACTCCCTCAAGACGACATCTATGGCATCCAGGCCATCTACG GCCCTTCAGACAGCGGGGTTCAGCCAACTGGGCCAACCACACCCTCAGCATGCGACCCAAGGCTGAGATTTGATGCCATCACCACACTTCGTGGAGAAATCCTTTTCTTTAAGGACAA GTTCTTCTGGCGACGGCACCCTCAACTGCGAAGTGTGGACCTCAATTTCATTTCACTATTCTGGACAGCCCTGCCCAACAGCATACAGGCTGCCTATGAGGATCCCAACACTGACCTCGTGTTCCTATTTAAAG GCAACCAGTACTGGGCACTGAGTGGCTACGATGTTCAGCAAGGTTACCCCAGACCTATTTCAGACTTTGGCTTCCCAAACAACATTCAAGCAATCGATGCAGCCGTTTCAAATGGGGAGAAAACCTACTTCTTTGTAAAGAGCCACGTCTGGCG ataTGATAATCAAAGACAATCTATGGATCCTGGTTACCCAAAAAGCATAACAAGCACTTTTCCAGGGATAGAAAGTAAAATTGATGCTGTTTTCCATAAGAACA acttcttcttcttcttcagtgGACCACGGTACTACGCATTTGATCTGCGCGTTCGCAGAGTTACTAGGATCGACAGAATCAACCGATGGCTTAACTGTTGA